From the genome of Ignavibacteriales bacterium, one region includes:
- a CDS encoding tetrathionate reductase family octaheme c-type cytochrome, with the protein MRKIVLILAFVGLLVVIAVGFFSQKDYEPTTLMNLKEKYSQKYSPSVDHSKFTSLQQKFESPQEVTATCISCHNKRQTEVMHSNHWNWEREEYVEGRGIVYLGKKNAINNFCIGTQGNEESCAKCHIGYGMHSDGKVFTDSTNVDCLVCHDNSETYAKAPEKGGLPVATLDLNLIAQSVGKPKLSNCGVCHFFGGGGNNVKHGDLDMAMFETTKDVDVHMGTDGAKLQCVDCHTTEKHNISGKVYSLSSMNLNRNTCEQCHTETPHEDNILNEHSIKVACQSCHIPTYAKANSTKMSWDWSTAGKLKNGEPYEEDDSLGNHTYLSIKGSFTWERNVEPDYIWFNGTASHYLEGDKISDTTKPLILNQLHGSYADDDSKIYPVKIHVAKQPFDPVNMILIQPKLFAEKKGEGAFWKDFDWQTASTEGMKQLGLPFSGKISFIKTEMYWPVNHMVATKENTLDCNSCHQRENSRLAGLKDFYMPGRDYSNIVEIAGVWMLILTLLGVLAHGTVRIFVAAKARKGDKK; encoded by the coding sequence ATGAGAAAGATAGTATTAATTCTTGCCTTTGTTGGCTTACTGGTTGTAATAGCTGTGGGTTTTTTCTCACAAAAGGATTACGAACCTACTACTTTAATGAATTTGAAAGAAAAATATTCTCAAAAATATTCTCCTTCAGTTGACCACTCAAAATTTACTTCGCTTCAACAAAAATTTGAATCTCCGCAGGAAGTGACAGCAACTTGCATTAGCTGCCACAATAAAAGACAGACAGAAGTGATGCATTCAAATCACTGGAATTGGGAGCGAGAAGAATATGTTGAAGGACGTGGCATAGTTTATCTTGGTAAAAAAAATGCAATAAACAATTTTTGCATCGGAACACAAGGAAATGAAGAAAGCTGTGCAAAGTGTCATATTGGATATGGAATGCATTCCGATGGAAAAGTTTTTACAGATTCAACAAATGTAGATTGTCTTGTTTGTCACGATAATTCTGAAACTTATGCTAAAGCACCAGAAAAAGGCGGATTACCTGTTGCTACTTTAGATCTGAATTTAATTGCTCAAAGTGTTGGTAAGCCAAAATTAAGTAATTGCGGCGTTTGTCATTTCTTTGGCGGTGGTGGAAACAATGTTAAACATGGTGATCTTGATATGGCGATGTTTGAAACCACCAAAGATGTTGATGTACATATGGGCACAGACGGTGCAAAACTTCAATGCGTTGATTGCCACACAACTGAAAAGCATAATATTTCAGGTAAAGTTTATTCGCTTTCTTCAATGAATCTAAATAGAAATACTTGTGAACAATGCCACACTGAAACTCCGCATGAAGACAATATACTAAACGAGCATTCAATTAAAGTCGCTTGCCAGAGTTGCCATATACCAACTTATGCAAAAGCAAACTCTACAAAAATGTCTTGGGATTGGTCCACTGCGGGTAAATTAAAAAACGGTGAGCCGTACGAAGAAGATGATAGCCTTGGCAATCATACTTATTTATCTATAAAAGGTAGTTTTACCTGGGAAAGAAACGTTGAACCTGATTATATATGGTTTAATGGTACTGCCTCACACTATCTTGAAGGCGATAAGATTTCTGACACGACAAAACCACTCATACTTAATCAACTTCACGGATCTTATGCGGATGATGATTCAAAAATTTATCCTGTAAAGATTCATGTTGCAAAACAACCATTTGATCCAGTAAATATGATTCTTATCCAGCCAAAACTTTTTGCTGAGAAAAAAGGAGAAGGAGCATTTTGGAAGGATTTTGATTGGCAAACAGCATCTACCGAAGGAATGAAGCAACTTGGTTTACCATTCAGCGGAAAAATATCTTTTATCAAAACTGAAATGTATTGGCCTGTAAATCACATGGTTGCAACAAAAGAAAATACTCTTGATTGCAATAGCTGTCATCAAAGAGAAAACAGCAGGCTTGCGGGATTGAAAGATTTTTACATGCCGGGAAGAGATTATTCCAACATTGTTGAAATAGCCGGCGTTTGGATGTTGATACTAACTTTATTGGGTGTGCTAGCACATGGCACAGTTAGAATTTTTGTTGCTGCAAAAGCAAGAAAAGGAGACAAAAAATGA
- a CDS encoding Mrp/NBP35 family ATP-binding protein — protein MNQQDKQKSYEEEEKRISETISKIKHRIAVFSGKGGVGKTTVSVNLAYALQLEGFRTGILDADITGPNVAKMLNIDSEIIFLNEKIVPFEKYGAKMISMASMLPQGQPLIWRGPIRSKVINQFLADVEWGELDYLIADLPPGTGDEILTIAQEMKPDYAVIVTTPQEVSVMDAERAINMAKKLEIPFIGVVENMAGFVCPHCGAVAEIFGAGGGEKLAADYDVKFLGSIPIDIDARILSDKGKPIVLEKQNCEVSSVFKSISAFIAEHYQKEPFSKIVK, from the coding sequence ATGAATCAACAAGACAAACAAAAATCATATGAAGAAGAGGAAAAAAGAATTTCTGAAACAATCTCGAAAATAAAACACCGCATTGCAGTCTTTAGCGGTAAAGGTGGAGTTGGAAAAACTACGGTTAGTGTTAACCTTGCTTACGCTTTACAATTAGAAGGTTTTAGAACAGGAATACTCGATGCTGATATCACTGGGCCGAACGTTGCAAAAATGTTGAACATTGACAGCGAAATAATTTTCCTGAACGAGAAGATTGTTCCTTTTGAAAAATACGGTGCTAAAATGATTTCTATGGCAAGCATGTTACCGCAAGGGCAGCCATTAATCTGGCGTGGACCAATTCGATCAAAAGTTATAAATCAATTTTTAGCAGATGTGGAATGGGGTGAACTTGATTATCTAATAGCAGATTTGCCTCCAGGAACCGGAGATGAAATTTTAACTATCGCACAAGAAATGAAGCCTGATTATGCAGTTATTGTTACAACCCCGCAGGAAGTTTCCGTAATGGATGCTGAACGAGCGATAAACATGGCAAAGAAACTTGAGATTCCATTTATTGGTGTCGTAGAAAATATGGCTGGATTTGTCTGTCCACATTGTGGCGCTGTTGCTGAAATATTTGGTGCTGGTGGTGGTGAAAAGCTTGCTGCTGACTATGATGTGAAATTTTTAGGATCAATTCCTATCGATATTGATGCGCGAATACTTTCTGATAAAGGAAAACCTATTGTACTTGAAAAACAAAATTGTGAAGTATCATCAGTCTTTAAATCAATCTCTGCTTTTATTGCAGAACATTATCAAAAAGAACCGTTTAGTAAAATTGTTAAGTAA
- a CDS encoding CGGC domain-containing protein — translation MDKKVKIGIIICDRYKSCAGGKCFRSIKERAGAFDIYRDKEVELVGYTSCGGCPGGNIEYAPEELKKNGAEVIHFATGMVVGYPPCLYINQFKDFIESKFDLKVVVGTHPIPEKYFLTHTQLNTWNGSEWKEILTPTLKDKAVRIAYD, via the coding sequence ATGGATAAAAAAGTAAAAATCGGAATTATCATTTGTGATAGATATAAAAGCTGTGCTGGTGGCAAATGTTTTAGATCAATCAAAGAACGAGCTGGCGCTTTTGATATTTATAGAGATAAAGAAGTTGAGCTTGTGGGATATACAAGCTGTGGTGGGTGTCCGGGTGGAAATATAGAATATGCGCCCGAGGAATTAAAAAAGAATGGTGCAGAAGTAATCCACTTTGCAACCGGGATGGTTGTGGGATATCCCCCATGCCTTTATATAAATCAATTTAAGGATTTTATAGAAAGTAAATTTGATTTAAAAGTTGTTGTTGGAACTCATCCAATACCGGAAAAATATTTTCTTACTCATACGCAGCTAAATACTTGGAATGGAAGTGAATGGAAAGAAATTTTAACTCCAACACTCAAAGATAAAGCAGTTAGAATAGCTTATGATTAA
- a CDS encoding YeeE/YedE family protein — protein MGPLVPDVIGNDLNFIVALIIGILFGVILEQAGFSTSKKLVGLFYGYDFTVLRVFFTAGIVAMIGVIALEHFGLLDINLTYINPTFLWSAVIGGLIMGLGFVVGGFCPGTSVCAAAIGKIDAMIFIAGSFIGVLIFAEGYPLWEGLYKAENWGNIRIFDLLGMQQTIFAFMLTAFSLFAFWIASIVENKVNGIKKPAFRFTPYYVTIGAIGFILSLSAFVLTERKDSLLQRVEDIKFVNNYGIKTMTVDEFAFRLMKDDNKLQVIDFRPFKEYQKQSLPYSTSFTFDNLFEKEPSKILKIRHKINVFVSGDELAERKLAIIADKLGFTNITILKGGMDKFNKDILNFDKNSIASNKQEHDTFRFRTKASSVIPILIEQNKSAGPVKKTQKRVVGGC, from the coding sequence ATGGGACCATTAGTACCCGATGTAATTGGAAATGATTTAAATTTTATTGTAGCACTTATAATCGGAATTTTATTTGGAGTGATTTTAGAACAAGCTGGATTTTCAACTTCAAAAAAATTAGTTGGATTATTTTACGGATATGATTTTACAGTCTTAAGAGTTTTCTTTACTGCCGGAATTGTTGCCATGATTGGTGTAATAGCTTTAGAGCATTTTGGTTTGCTTGATATAAATCTAACATATATTAACCCTACATTTCTTTGGTCTGCAGTAATTGGTGGATTGATAATGGGACTGGGATTTGTGGTTGGCGGGTTTTGCCCCGGTACAAGTGTTTGTGCTGCGGCCATTGGGAAAATTGATGCAATGATTTTTATTGCTGGTTCATTTATTGGAGTATTAATTTTTGCTGAAGGTTATCCACTTTGGGAAGGTTTATATAAAGCGGAGAACTGGGGAAACATTAGAATTTTTGATTTACTAGGAATGCAACAAACTATATTTGCGTTTATGTTAACTGCATTTTCACTTTTTGCATTTTGGATTGCCTCAATAGTAGAAAATAAAGTTAATGGAATAAAAAAACCTGCATTTAGGTTTACTCCATATTATGTTACAATTGGTGCAATCGGATTTATACTGTCTCTTTCTGCGTTCGTGCTTACTGAAAGAAAAGATTCACTTTTACAGCGAGTAGAGGATATTAAATTTGTAAATAATTATGGTATCAAAACTATGACCGTTGATGAATTTGCTTTTCGATTAATGAAAGATGATAACAAACTACAAGTAATAGATTTTCGTCCCTTTAAAGAGTATCAAAAACAAAGTTTACCATACTCAACGTCATTTACATTTGATAATCTTTTTGAAAAAGAACCAAGTAAGATTTTAAAAATCAGACATAAAATAAATGTATTTGTTTCTGGCGATGAACTTGCAGAAAGAAAGCTTGCCATTATTGCCGATAAGCTTGGTTTTACAAATATAACCATTTTAAAAGGCGGCATGGATAAGTTTAATAAAGACATTTTAAATTTTGATAAAAATAGTATTGCTTCAAACAAACAGGAACATGACACATTTCGATTTAGAACTAAAGCAAGCTCAGTTATTCCCATTCTTATTGAGCAAAATAAATCGGCAGGACCAGTTAAGAAAACACAAAAACGTGTAGTTGGCGGATGTTAA
- a CDS encoding radical SAM protein — protein MDNQVHKWFKGKLESIYLKIERSVLSNKSLKCKVVFGPVRSRRLGLVLGINNLKPNVCSYDCIYCPGGKTSCCSICTKNCLSPYELYFSVKNKIDEIKKSGKDIDYILFAGSGDPALDSNLSEEIRILREFGYKVAVFTNSALLWNENIQENLMYADYVSLKVDTVNEDTWSKINRPHQRLDYNHILKGIEQFSKRFRGHLTTETTLIKNLNDSSEEIEQLGKFLNTIKRNVSYFMTPIYPTAEVYAISPDTESLKKLSTVINNNVANSKMLCCPEKEEFFATDDFENELLGLLQIHPVNESAVKTFALANSKLEKLTELIDTKIIKKLDHNGKTYYAIEESLQTEMIK, from the coding sequence ATGGATAATCAAGTACATAAATGGTTTAAAGGTAAATTGGAATCAATTTACTTAAAAATTGAAAGAAGTGTTCTTTCAAATAAATCCCTAAAATGTAAAGTTGTTTTTGGTCCTGTTCGCTCAAGAAGATTGGGTTTGGTTTTGGGAATTAATAATTTAAAACCAAACGTGTGTTCCTATGATTGTATTTATTGTCCGGGCGGAAAAACTTCTTGTTGCTCAATCTGCACAAAAAATTGTCTCTCACCTTATGAACTTTACTTTTCAGTAAAAAATAAAATTGATGAAATTAAAAAAAGTGGAAAAGATATAGACTATATCCTTTTTGCAGGAAGCGGTGATCCTGCACTTGATTCAAATCTTTCAGAGGAAATTAGGATTCTTAGAGAATTTGGTTACAAGGTTGCAGTATTTACTAACTCAGCACTTTTGTGGAATGAGAACATTCAAGAAAATCTAATGTATGCTGATTATGTTTCACTTAAAGTTGATACTGTAAACGAAGATACATGGTCAAAAATAAATCGCCCGCATCAAAGATTGGATTATAATCATATCCTGAAGGGGATTGAACAATTTTCTAAAAGATTTAGAGGGCATCTTACAACCGAAACAACACTAATAAAAAATTTGAATGATAGTTCAGAAGAAATAGAGCAACTCGGCAAATTTTTAAATACCATTAAACGAAATGTTTCCTATTTTATGACTCCAATCTATCCTACAGCCGAAGTTTATGCGATTAGTCCTGACACTGAATCACTTAAAAAATTATCCACAGTAATTAACAATAATGTCGCGAACTCGAAGATGTTATGCTGTCCGGAGAAAGAAGAGTTTTTTGCAACTGATGATTTTGAAAATGAACTTTTAGGATTACTTCAGATCCATCCTGTTAACGAATCTGCTGTAAAAACTTTTGCACTTGCTAACAGCAAACTGGAAAAATTGACTGAACTGATAGACACCAAAATTATTAAAAAATTAGATCATAACGGCAAAACATATTATGCAATTGAAGAATCATTGCAAACAGAAATGATTAAATAA
- a CDS encoding MarR family transcriptional regulator has product MPTEMEPIAEMICELTRNCSIKEEYFAASFNLSPTEVKFLKLFAVKPKYTIKELRDILKLTPGRITHILTSLEAKNLISRTLDENDKRVILVSILPKANPLIANLHQNYSELHKRILQNVNEEELQKISSSLKILNEVFGKWVNQK; this is encoded by the coding sequence ATGCCCACTGAAATGGAACCGATTGCGGAGATGATTTGCGAGTTGACTCGGAATTGCAGCATAAAGGAGGAATATTTTGCAGCAAGTTTTAATCTTTCACCAACAGAAGTAAAATTTTTAAAACTTTTTGCTGTAAAACCTAAATATACTATAAAAGAACTACGTGATATTTTAAAACTTACTCCCGGCAGAATAACTCATATTTTAACCTCTTTGGAGGCAAAAAACCTAATTTCAAGAACATTGGATGAAAATGATAAACGAGTTATTCTTGTAAGCATTTTGCCCAAAGCAAATCCTCTAATTGCCAATCTTCATCAAAACTACAGCGAATTACATAAACGAATTTTGCAAAATGTTAATGAAGAAGAACTGCAAAAAATCTCATCTTCATTAAAAATTCTTAACGAAGTCTTCGGGAAATGGGTAAATCAAAAATAG
- a CDS encoding tetrathionate reductase family octaheme c-type cytochrome: MIRLIFVSLLICVASVIAQSHKDYISGPFNGPQEVTQECLNCHENAATEIMKTNHWTWLNEEFVDANDNKVQMGKKNFINNFCIAVPSNYPRCTSCHIGYGWKDASFDFKVEQNVDCLVCHEQTGTYIKVPTGAGIPDAKVDLLVSAQSVGKTTRKNCGICHFDGGGGTGVKHGDMDNSLYDPKPETDVHMGALGFQCSDCHTTKEHKIMGASHGSMASGQNHIYCTDCHEGEIHENKTINKHLSRVACETCHIPQFAKEEPTKVWWDWSKAGEDRTDIKDKYGKDSYNKLKGEFVWAKNVVPTYQWYNGSATYYKFGDKIELGEIVKLNSLNGDIKDPKAKIAPFKVMRGKQIYDSQNKYLIVPKLFGEDGYWKTFDWNLASQLGMKEVNLEYSGNYAFIETEMYWPINHMVDSKDKALGCTNCHGVKGDRLNWKELGYTGDPMKVKGRKFSN; the protein is encoded by the coding sequence ATGATCAGGTTAATATTTGTTTCTCTTCTAATTTGTGTTGCTTCTGTTATTGCTCAATCACACAAAGATTATATCTCCGGACCATTTAACGGTCCACAGGAAGTGACACAGGAATGTTTGAATTGCCACGAAAATGCTGCAACAGAAATAATGAAAACAAATCATTGGACATGGCTTAACGAAGAGTTTGTTGATGCAAATGATAATAAAGTACAAATGGGTAAGAAAAATTTTATAAATAATTTTTGTATTGCAGTTCCTTCAAACTATCCTCGCTGCACAAGTTGTCATATAGGTTATGGATGGAAAGATGCTTCTTTTGATTTTAAAGTTGAACAAAATGTTGATTGTCTTGTATGTCATGAGCAAACCGGCACTTATATAAAAGTTCCAACGGGAGCAGGAATACCTGATGCAAAAGTTGATTTATTAGTTTCAGCACAAAGTGTTGGTAAAACTACTAGAAAAAATTGCGGTATCTGTCATTTTGATGGCGGTGGCGGAACTGGTGTTAAACACGGCGATATGGATAATAGTTTATACGACCCGAAACCTGAAACAGATGTTCATATGGGAGCACTTGGTTTTCAATGTTCTGATTGTCATACTACTAAAGAACACAAAATTATGGGCGCCAGTCATGGTTCTATGGCTTCTGGTCAAAATCATATTTACTGTACAGATTGTCACGAAGGTGAAATTCACGAAAATAAAACTATTAACAAACATCTTAGCAGAGTCGCTTGCGAAACCTGTCATATTCCTCAATTTGCAAAAGAAGAACCCACTAAAGTTTGGTGGGATTGGTCAAAAGCTGGTGAAGATAGAACAGATATAAAAGATAAATATGGAAAAGATTCTTACAACAAATTAAAGGGTGAATTTGTGTGGGCAAAGAATGTTGTCCCTACATATCAATGGTATAACGGCAGTGCAACATATTACAAATTTGGAGATAAGATTGAACTAGGTGAAATCGTAAAGTTAAACTCTCTAAATGGTGATATAAAAGATCCTAAAGCTAAGATTGCTCCCTTTAAAGTTATGCGGGGCAAACAAATTTATGACTCACAGAATAAATATTTAATCGTACCAAAACTTTTTGGTGAAGACGGCTACTGGAAAACATTTGATTGGAATTTAGCATCTCAACTTGGAATGAAGGAAGTAAACTTGGAATACTCAGGTAATTATGCCTTTATTGAAACTGAAATGTATTGGCCAATAAATCATATGGTTGACTCAAAAGACAAAGCACTCGGTTGTACAAATTGTCACGGCGTCAAAGGTGATAGATTAAATTGGAAAGAATTGGGTTATACCGGTGATCCGATGAAAGTAAAAGGAAGAAAGTTTAGTAATTAA
- a CDS encoding YeeE/YedE family protein produces the protein MEEKKYMNPYLAGVFLGLLLIATIYITGRGLGASGAVKSFAVGIVESVAPEHTSNQTFYKEYSEGHSGSPLMNWLVFEVVGVFIGAFLSGLISNRLNLKLEYGPRSKPNIRIVGALIGGLLFGFGAQLGRGCTSGSALSGMAVLSTGGLITMMAIFGGAYLFAYFFRKFWI, from the coding sequence ATGGAAGAAAAAAAATATATGAATCCTTATTTAGCAGGAGTTTTTCTTGGTCTTTTGTTAATAGCAACAATTTATATTACTGGCAGAGGTTTAGGTGCAAGTGGAGCAGTTAAAAGTTTTGCTGTTGGGATTGTGGAGTCAGTTGCACCAGAACACACAAGTAATCAAACTTTTTACAAGGAATACTCCGAAGGACACTCCGGCAGCCCATTAATGAACTGGTTGGTTTTTGAAGTTGTTGGAGTTTTTATCGGTGCATTTCTATCGGGACTTATATCCAACAGATTAAATCTAAAATTAGAATACGGGCCCAGATCTAAACCAAACATAAGAATTGTTGGAGCTTTAATTGGTGGATTGTTATTTGGATTTGGTGCTCAGCTCGGAAGAGGCTGTACTAGCGGTTCCGCATTAAGCGGAATGGCAGTTTTATCAACAGGTGGATTGATAACTATGATGGCAATATTTGGCGGAGCTTACTTGTTTGCATACTTCTTTAGAAAATTTTGGATATAG
- a CDS encoding radical SAM protein gives MIVFGPIPSRRLGRSLGINNIPPKVCSYSCVYCQVGLTTQLSIEQKEYYSPMMIYTEIEDRISELKSNKERIDYLSFVPDGEPTLDVNLYETIQLLQEFGIKISVFTNSSLIWKKEVQEALNLADYVSVKIDAIDEATWKQINHPALSLKLNTILDGILDFKEKYNGTLVTETMLIDGLNDNEDELIKIAHFIVKVDPEIAYLTIPTRPTPLKNIHRPDRTKTINAYRIIKSVYNNTELLNEYEGNEFSTGSETEESLISIMAVHPMRKDAVEKYLKKSSSNWNTVTKLIEEKKIKKLIYDGNTFYKKN, from the coding sequence ATGATCGTTTTTGGTCCAATACCATCTCGTAGATTAGGCAGAAGTTTAGGAATAAATAATATACCGCCAAAAGTTTGCAGCTACTCCTGTGTTTATTGTCAGGTTGGATTAACTACTCAACTATCGATTGAGCAAAAAGAATATTATTCACCGATGATGATTTACACAGAGATTGAAGATCGGATATCTGAACTTAAAAGTAATAAAGAACGAATAGATTATCTTTCTTTTGTTCCTGATGGCGAGCCAACCCTTGATGTAAATCTTTATGAAACAATTCAACTGCTTCAAGAATTTGGGATTAAGATTTCAGTTTTTACAAATTCATCTCTCATCTGGAAGAAGGAAGTTCAAGAAGCATTAAATCTTGCGGATTATGTTTCTGTTAAGATTGATGCAATAGATGAAGCCACATGGAAACAAATTAATCATCCTGCTTTGTCACTTAAGCTTAATACAATTTTAGATGGAATTCTGGACTTCAAAGAAAAATACAATGGTACACTTGTAACTGAAACAATGTTGATTGATGGATTGAATGATAATGAAGATGAACTTATCAAAATTGCACATTTTATTGTAAAGGTTGATCCTGAGATTGCCTATTTGACTATTCCAACAAGACCTACACCATTGAAGAATATTCATAGACCTGATAGAACAAAAACAATTAATGCTTACAGAATTATTAAATCAGTATACAATAACACTGAGCTATTGAACGAGTATGAAGGGAATGAATTTTCTACTGGAAGTGAAACAGAAGAAAGTTTAATAAGCATTATGGCGGTTCATCCAATGAGAAAAGATGCTGTTGAAAAATATCTAAAGAAATCTAGTTCAAATTGGAATACAGTAACAAAACTGATTGAAGAAAAAAAGATTAAAAAGCTTATATACGATGGTAATACTTTTTATAAAAAGAATTAA
- a CDS encoding sigma 54-interacting transcriptional regulator has translation MSDVQQIIDKNKETLIIPDGIVVIGKDQSIIVFNEAASRITGYSEDEVIGNSFEFIFENNPDGRKFINESLEKNLAFNNLAFNITDHNGQTKNVLASITPIKRENHVLSVVFVFRDTNEMLSLAKELQHKTFELMDQKNILDAIFNSNIEGTFTIDNDWNVTSFNTSAEKITGLKKIEAIGKKCWDIFNSSLCRNGCHMEQTMQKGKPMIGNELEILHKDGKKIPIRVNSGILINNKNEKIGAVETFIDISEIKNLSAHLSEFFKYENIVGRNKEIKQIISVLESVSQTDTSVLVTGESGTGKELAARAIHLNSSRKTGPFIAVNSSAFAESLIESELFGHEKGAFTGAIKTKIGKFELAQGGTLFLDEIGDLSSTVQTKFLRVLETHKFERVGGNKTIKLDARIITATNKNLAEEINAGRFREDLFYRINVINIHLPPLRERMDDIPLLVKHFIESFNTKFNKKIKQFSSDAYELLVDYSWQGNIRELENVIEHCFVLCNGDIIQVECLPKRLREQNLNISKPIKRDLQNGFKNAERDLIISVLDKFNGNRTKAANELNINPSTLWRKIKKLGI, from the coding sequence ATGTCAGATGTACAACAGATTATTGATAAAAATAAAGAAACGCTAATCATTCCAGATGGAATTGTGGTGATTGGTAAAGATCAGAGCATAATTGTCTTTAATGAAGCAGCTTCACGCATAACGGGTTATTCTGAAGATGAAGTAATTGGAAATTCTTTTGAATTTATTTTTGAAAATAATCCAGATGGAAGAAAATTTATTAATGAATCATTAGAGAAAAATCTAGCATTCAATAATCTTGCATTTAATATTACTGACCACAACGGACAAACTAAAAACGTTCTTGCATCGATAACACCAATTAAAAGAGAGAATCATGTTCTAAGTGTAGTTTTTGTTTTTAGAGATACGAACGAAATGCTTTCACTTGCCAAAGAGCTGCAACATAAAACATTTGAATTAATGGACCAAAAAAATATACTAGATGCAATCTTCAACAGTAATATTGAAGGAACATTTACAATTGATAATGATTGGAATGTAACTTCATTTAACACATCAGCAGAGAAAATAACCGGGTTAAAAAAAATTGAAGCAATAGGAAAAAAGTGCTGGGATATTTTTAATTCTTCACTATGTCGTAATGGATGCCATATGGAGCAGACAATGCAAAAAGGTAAACCAATGATTGGTAATGAATTGGAAATACTGCATAAAGATGGCAAAAAAATTCCTATCCGTGTAAATTCCGGTATCCTCATTAATAACAAAAATGAAAAAATTGGTGCAGTTGAAACCTTCATTGATATTTCTGAAATAAAAAACCTTTCTGCTCATTTAAGTGAGTTTTTTAAATACGAAAATATTGTTGGTAGAAACAAAGAAATCAAACAAATTATTTCTGTTCTGGAAAGTGTATCACAAACTGATACTTCAGTTTTAGTAACCGGTGAAAGCGGAACAGGAAAAGAATTAGCAGCGCGAGCTATCCATCTAAACAGTTCGAGAAAAACAGGTCCTTTTATCGCAGTTAACTCCAGTGCATTTGCAGAATCACTTATTGAAAGTGAATTGTTCGGGCATGAAAAAGGCGCATTTACAGGTGCAATAAAAACAAAAATTGGAAAGTTTGAGCTTGCACAAGGCGGCACTTTATTTCTTGATGAGATTGGTGATCTTTCAAGCACAGTTCAAACAAAATTTCTTAGAGTTTTAGAAACACACAAGTTTGAAAGAGTTGGTGGAAACAAAACTATAAAATTGGATGCTAGAATAATTACCGCAACAAATAAAAATCTGGCTGAAGAAATAAACGCCGGAAGATTTCGTGAAGATTTATTTTACAGAATAAACGTTATCAATATACATCTTCCTCCTCTTAGAGAGCGGATGGATGATATTCCGTTATTAGTAAAACATTTTATAGAATCGTTTAATACAAAGTTTAATAAAAAAATAAAGCAATTTTCATCTGATGCTTATGAGCTTCTTGTGGATTATAGTTGGCAAGGAAATATCAGAGAATTAGAAAATGTTATCGAGCATTGTTTTGTGTTATGCAATGGAGATATTATTCAGGTTGAATGTCTTCCTAAAAGATTACGCGAACAAAACCTGAATATTAGTAAACCAATTAAACGTGATTTACAAAATGGGTTTAAAAATGCAGAGCGTGATTTGATAATTTCAGTTTTAGATAAGTTCAATGGAAATAGAACAAAAGCAGCAAATGAACTAAATATCAATCCTTCAACACTCTGGAGAAAAATTAAAAAATTAGGGATTTAA